One genomic region from Gossypium hirsutum isolate 1008001.06 chromosome D13, Gossypium_hirsutum_v2.1, whole genome shotgun sequence encodes:
- the LOC107919778 gene encoding elongation factor 2: MVKFTAEELRAIMDRKHNIRNMSVIAHVDHGKSTLTDSLVAAAGIIAQEVAGDVRMTDTRADEAERGITIKSTGISLYYEMSDDSLKSYKGERQGNEYLINLIDSPGHVDFSSEVTAALRITDGALVVVDCIEGVCVQTETVLRQALGERIRPVLTVNKMDRCFLELQVDGEEAYQTFQRVIENANVIMATYEDPLLGDVQVYPEKGTVAFSAGLHGWAFTLTNFAKMYASKFGVDEAKMMERLWGENFFDPATKKWTTKNTGSGTCKRGFVQFCYEPIKQIINTCMNDQKDKLWPMLQKLGVTMKSDEKDLMGKSLMKRVMQTWLPASSALLEMMIFHLPSPSKAQKYRVENLYEGPLDDIYANAIRNCDPEGPLMLYVSKMIPASDKGRFFAFGRVFSGKVSTGLKVRIMGPNYVPGEKKDLYVKSVQRTVIWMGKKQETVEDVPCGNTVAMVGLDQFITKNATLTNEKEVDAHPIRAMKFSVSPVVRVAVQCKVASDLPKLVEGLKRLAKSDPMVVCTIEESGEHIVAGAGELHLEICLKDLQEDFMGGAEIVKSDPVVSFRETVLERSCRTVMSKSPNKHNRLYMEARPLEEGLAEAIDEGRIGPRDDPKVRSKILAEEYGWDKDLAKKIWCFGPETTGPNMVVDMCKGVQYLNEIKDSVVAGFQWASKEGAMAEENMRGICFEVCDVVLHTDAIHRGGGQIIPTARRVFYASQLTAKPRLLEPVYLVEIQAPEQALGGIYSVLNQKRGHVFEEMQRPGTPLYNIKAYLPVIESFGFSSTLRAATSGQAFPQCVFDHWDMMSSDPLEPGSQAATHVAEIRKRKGLKEQMTPLSDYEDKL; encoded by the exons ATG GTGAAGTTTACAGCTGAGGAGCTTCGTGCCATTATGGACAGGAAGCACAACATCCGTAATATGTCTGTTATTGCTCATGTGGACCACG GGAAATCAACTCTTACCGATTCTCTTGTGGCTGCTGCTGGAATTATTGCACAAGAAGTTGCTGGTGATGTTCGTATGACAGATACCCGTGCTGATGAGGCTGAGCGTGGTATCACAATCAAGTCTACTGGTATCTCTCTTTATTATGAAATGTCTGATGACTCTTTGAAGAGCTACAAAGGAGAGAGACAAGGGAATGAGTACCTCATCAATCTTATCGATTCCCCTGGGCACGTTGACTTTTCATCCGAGGTCACAGCTGCTCTACGTATTACTGATGGTGCCCTTGTGGTTGTTGACTGTATTGAAGGTGTCTGTGTGCAAACAGAGACTGTTCTCCGTCAGGCTCTTGGAGAAAGAATCAGGCCTGTCTTGACTGTTAACAAGATGGATAGGTGCTTCCTTGAGCTCCAGGTTGATGGAGAGGAGGCTTACCAGACATTCCAGAGAGTGATTGAAAATGCTAATGTCATCATGGCCACCTATGAAGATCCTCTTCTTGGTGATGTTCAAGTATACCCAGAGAAGGGAACAGTTGCTTTCTCTGCTGGTTTGCATGGTTGGGCTTTTACCTTGACCAACTTTGCTAAAATGTACGCCTCTAAATTTGGAGTTGATGAGGCAAAGATGATGGAAAGACTTTGGGGTGAGAACTTTTTTGATCCAGCTACCAAGAAGTGGACCACCAAGAACACTGGCTCTGGTACCTGCAAGCGTGGATTTGTTCAGTTCTGTTATGAACCCATCAAGCAGATAATCAACACTTGTATGAATGACCAGAAGGACAAGCTCTGGCCCATGTTGCAAAAGCTTGGTGTCACCATGAAGTCTGATGAGAAGGACTTGATGGGGAAGTCCCTAATGAAGCGTGTAATGCAGACGTGGCTTCCTGCTAGCAGTGCTCTCCTGGAAATGATGATCTTCCACCTTCCCTCTCCTAGCAAGGCTCAGAAATATCGTGTTGAAAACTTGTATGAGGGTCCTCTTGATGATATCTATGCCAATGCTATCAGGAACTGTGATCCTGAGGGTCCTCTTATGCTCTATGTTTCAAAGATGATTCCTGCTTCTGATAAGGGTAGGTTCTTTGCTTTTGGTCGTGTCTTCTCTGGCAAAGTTTCAACTGGCCTGAAGGTCAGGATCATGGGTCCTAACTATGTCCCTGGTGAGAAGAAAGATTTGTATGTCAAGAGCGTACAGAGAACTGTTATTTGGATGGGAAAGAAGCAGGAAACTGTTGAGGATGTTCCTTGTGGTAACACAGTGGCCATGGTTGGTCTGGATCAGTTTATCACCAAGAATGCTACTTTGACTAATGAGAAGGAAGTTGATGCGCACCCAATTCGTGCAATGAAGTTCTCTGTCTCTCCTGTTGTTCGTGTTGCTGTTCAGTGCAAGGTTGCATCTGATCTTCCCAAACTTGTTGAAGGGCTGAAGCGTTTGGCCAAGTCTGATCCTATGGTTGTTTGTACAATTGAAGAGTCGGGAGAGCACATTGTTGCTGGTGCTGGAGAGCTCCACCTTGAGATCTGTCTTAAGGATTTGCAAGAAGATTTTATGGGTGGTGCTGAAATCGTCAAGTCAGACCCAGTTGTCTCATTCCGTGAAACTGTCCTAGAGAGGTCTTGCAGGACTGTGATGAGCAAGTCTCCCAACAAGCACAACCGATTATACATGGAAGCTCGACCCTTGGAGGAAGGTCTGGCTGAAGCCATTGATGAAGGTCGTATTGGTCCAAGAGATGATCCCAAggttcgttcaaaaattttggcTGAGGAGTATGGATGGGACAAAGATCTTGCTAAGAAGATATGGTGTTTTGGCCCTGAGACCACAGGTCCTAACATGGTGGTTGATATGTGTAAAGGAGTTCAGTACCTGAATGAAATTAAGGATTCAGTAGTCGCTGGGTTCCAATGGGCATCAAAGGAAGGTGCAATGGCCGAAGAGAACATGAGGGGTATATGCTTTGAAGTTTGTGATGTGGTTCTTCATACTGATGCTATCCATAGAGGTGGGGGTCAGATCATTCCAACTGCTAGGAGGGTTTTCTATGCTTCTCAGCTGACTGCCAAGCCGAGGCTGCTTGAGCCAGTGTACTTGGTGGAGATCCAAGCCCCAGAGCAAGCACTTGGTGGTATTTACAGTGTTCTTAACCAGAAGCGAGGACATGTGTTTGAGGAGATGCAGAGGCCTGGTACTCCACTATACAACATCAAAGCATATCTTCCTGTTATCGAGTCATTTGGATTCTCGAGCACCCTGAGGGCTGCAACATCAGGACAGGCTTTCCCACAATGCGTGTTTGACCACTGGGATATGATGTCATCAGATCCATTGGAACCTGGTTCCCAGGCAGCCACCCATGTTGCTGAGATCCGTAAGAGGAAGGGATTGAAGGAGCAGATGACCCCGCTCTCCGATTACGAGGACAAGCTGTAA
- the LOC107919779 gene encoding serine/arginine-rich splicing factor SR45, with protein MAKPTTRGRRSPSISGSSSRSRSRSKSRSRSYSGSDSKSSSRSRSVSRSRSASPSSSRSRSSFSSSPSRGGRSRSRSPPKRRSPEPGSRRGNSPPPQSKKPSPSPRKASPIRESLVLYVDSLSRNVNEGHLREIFSNFGEVVNVDLAMDRVLNLPRGYGYVEFKTRADAEKALLYMDGAQIDGNVVRAKFTLPPRPKVSPPPKPISSAAKGDVPKSDNASVDIERGGPKRPRESSPQRKSLPSPRRRSPVGRRGGSPRRPPESPRRRVDSPVRRNGETPPRRRPASPVRGRSPLSPPRRLRSPPRASPRRMRSPIRRRSPPPRRRSPPRRARSPPRRSPLGRRRSRSPIRRPARSRSRSFSPRRGKGPAARHGRSSSYSRSPSPRKVPRRISRSRSPRRPLRGRSSSNSSSNSSPPRKP; from the exons ATGGCGAAGCCGACAACGAGAGGCCGTCGCTCACCTTCTATCTCCGGCTCCTCTTCCCGTTCTCGGTCGCGGTCCAAGTCTCGTTCCCGCTCTTATTCCGGCTCAGACTCAAAGTCTAGTTCCCGTTCTCGCTCTGTGTCCAGGTCGAGATCCGCTTCTCCTTCTAGCTCTCGCTCCAgatcttccttctcttcttctccttcCCGTGGCGGTCGCTCTCGAAGTCGCAGCCCTCCTAAGCGCCGAAG TCCTGAGCCTGGATCTAGGCGAGGTAATTCCCCTCCACCACAATCTAAAAAGCCATCTCCATCCCCAAG GAAGGCTTCTCCCATCCGTGAGTCTCTGGTTCTCTATGTTGACTCACTGAGCAGGAATGTCAATGAAGGCCATCTAAGAGAAATATTCA GTAATTTTGGTGAAGTTGTAAATGTGGATCTAGCCATGGACCGTGTT CTTAATCTTCCGCGAGGATATGGCTATGTTGAATTCAAGACAAGAGCAGATGCTGAAAAAGCTCTACTTTACATGGATGGT GCTCAGATTGATGGCAATGTTGTAAGAGCGAAGTTTACACTTCCTCCACGACCAAAAGTTTCACCACCCCCAAAGCCAATTTCTTCTGCTGCTAAAGGAGATGTTCCTAAATCTGATAATGCCAGTGTTGATATTGAGAGGGGTGGGCCAAAGCGACCACGGGAGT CTTCACCTCAACGGAAATCCCTTCCCTCACCTAGACGGAGATCACCTGTTGGTCGAAGAGGTGGATCTCCCAGACGACCACCAGAGTCTCCACGTCGTCGAGTAGATTCTCCTGTTCGTCGTAATGGTGAAACACCTCCCAGGCGCCGCCCTGCATCTCCTGTCAGAGGTCGTTCTCCATTGTCTCCTCCAAGGCGGCTTAGATCTCCCCCAAG GGCATCTCCTCGCAGGATGCGTAGTCCAATCCGAAGACGTTCTCCTCCTCCAAGGCGCCG TTCACCTCCTAGACGTGCACGTAGTCCTCCAAGAAGGTCTCCTCTAGGTCGTAGACGGAGCCGTTCTCCAATTCGTAGACCCGCTCGTTCTCGTTCAAGGTCATTCTCACCTCGTAG AGGTAAAGGACCAGCAGCAAGACATGGGAGGTCATCATCCTATTCCAGATCACCTAGCCCCCGGAAG GTACCGAGGAGGATTTCTAGGAGCCGCAGTCCTAGAAG GCCATTGAGGGGAAGAAGCAGCAGCAACAGCAGTAGCAATAGTTCTCCGCCTCGTAAGCCGTAA